From Lycium ferocissimum isolate CSIRO_LF1 chromosome 12, AGI_CSIRO_Lferr_CH_V1, whole genome shotgun sequence, one genomic window encodes:
- the LOC132040635 gene encoding EPIDERMAL PATTERNING FACTOR-like protein 8, whose protein sequence is MASTTNIYSKRLKFPVIVMLIFSLTFLPSISGRSEEKKQMRMVMLGSSPPKCVNRCKGCRPCMAALVIPPHGKGLKTLSTREDENYYLLSWKCRCGTKYYQP, encoded by the exons ATGGCTTCAACCACTAATATCTACTCAAAAAGACTAAAATTTCCTGTCATTGTGATGCTTATCTTTTCTCTCACATTCCTTCCATCTATATCAG gaagaagtgaagaaaagaagcaaatgagaatgGTGATGTTGGGATCAAGTCCACCAAAGTGTGTCAATAGGTGCAAGGGTTGCAGACCTTGCATGGCTGCACTTGTCATTCCTCCACATGGCAAAGGGTTAAAGACATTATCAACTAGAGAAGATGAAAACTATTATCTCCTCTCATGGAAATGCAGATGTGGAACAAAGTATTATCAACCTTGA